A region of Microbacterium suwonense DNA encodes the following proteins:
- a CDS encoding isocitrate lyase: MTHYQDDITAIGALKDANGSGWNAIDPESAARMRAQNRFRTGLEIAQYTADIMRRDMAEYDADSSVYTQSLGVWHGFIGQQKLISIKKHLKSTNKRYLYLSGWMVAALRSEFGPLPDQSMHEKTVVPALIQELYTFLRQADARELDLLFTQLDEARAAGDETGAEFIQSQIDGFETHVVPIIADIDAGFGNPEATYLLAKKMIEAGACAIQIENQVSDEKQCGHQDGKVTVPHEDFVAKLNAVRYAFLELGIDNGIIVARTDSLGAGLTQKIAVTREPGDLGDQYNSFLDAEEIAESELGNGDVVIKRDGRLLRPKRLASNLYQFRKGTGEDRVVLDCITALQNGADLLWIETEKPHVEQIASMVDRIREVVPNAKLVYNNSPSFNWTLNFRQQAYDQLVEQGQDVSAYDRDRLMSVEYDDTELARLADEKIRTFQRDGSARAGIFHHLITLPTYHTAALSTDSLAKGYFGEEGMLTYVRDVQRQEIRQGIATVKHQNMAGSDLGDNHKEYFAGEAALKAGGAHNTMNQFS, from the coding sequence ATGACCCACTACCAGGACGACATCACCGCCATCGGAGCGCTGAAGGACGCCAATGGCTCCGGCTGGAACGCCATCGACCCCGAGTCGGCTGCGCGCATGCGGGCGCAGAACCGCTTCCGCACCGGGCTGGAGATCGCGCAGTACACCGCCGACATCATGCGCCGTGACATGGCCGAGTACGACGCCGACTCGTCGGTGTACACCCAGTCGCTCGGCGTCTGGCACGGTTTCATCGGGCAGCAGAAGCTCATCTCGATCAAGAAGCATCTGAAGTCGACGAACAAGCGCTACCTGTACCTGTCGGGCTGGATGGTCGCCGCGCTCCGCTCCGAGTTCGGGCCGCTGCCGGACCAGTCCATGCACGAGAAGACGGTGGTGCCCGCGCTGATCCAGGAGCTGTACACCTTCCTGCGCCAGGCGGACGCCCGTGAGCTCGACCTGCTGTTCACCCAGCTCGACGAGGCGCGTGCGGCCGGCGACGAGACCGGAGCAGAGTTCATCCAGTCCCAGATCGACGGCTTCGAGACCCACGTCGTCCCGATCATCGCCGACATCGACGCCGGATTCGGCAACCCCGAGGCGACGTACCTGCTGGCGAAGAAGATGATCGAGGCGGGCGCCTGCGCCATCCAGATCGAGAACCAGGTCTCGGACGAGAAGCAGTGCGGCCATCAGGACGGCAAGGTCACCGTGCCGCACGAGGACTTCGTCGCGAAGCTCAATGCGGTCCGCTACGCCTTCCTCGAGCTCGGCATCGACAACGGCATCATCGTCGCCCGCACCGACTCGCTGGGCGCCGGCCTCACGCAGAAGATCGCCGTCACCCGGGAGCCCGGCGACCTGGGCGACCAGTACAACTCCTTCCTCGATGCGGAGGAGATCGCCGAGAGCGAGCTGGGCAACGGCGATGTGGTCATCAAGCGCGACGGCAGGCTGCTGCGGCCGAAGCGCCTCGCGAGCAACCTCTACCAGTTCCGCAAGGGCACCGGTGAGGACCGTGTGGTGCTGGACTGCATCACGGCGCTGCAGAACGGTGCCGATCTGCTGTGGATCGAGACCGAGAAGCCGCACGTCGAGCAGATCGCCAGCATGGTCGACCGCATCCGCGAGGTGGTACCGAACGCGAAGCTGGTCTACAACAACAGCCCATCGTTCAACTGGACGCTGAACTTCCGTCAGCAGGCGTACGACCAGCTCGTCGAGCAGGGTCAGGACGTGTCGGCCTACGACCGCGACAGGCTGATGAGCGTGGAGTACGACGACACCGAGCTCGCCCGCCTCGCCGACGAGAAGATCCGCACCTTCCAGCGCGACGGCTCGGCGCGCGCCGGCATCTTCCACCACCTGATCACCCTGCCGACCTATCACACGGCGGCGCTGTCGACCGACAGCCTCGCCAAGGGCTACTTCGGAGAGGAGGGGATGCTGACCTACGTCCGTGACGTGCAGCGCCAGGAGATCCGGCAGGGCATCGCCACCGTCAAGCACCAGAACATGGCCGGAAGCGACCTCGGCGACAACCACAAGGAGTACTTCGCCGGCGAAGCGGCCCTGAAGGCCGGCGGAGCGCACAACACGATGAACCAGTTCAGCTGA